The following are from one region of the Rattus rattus isolate New Zealand chromosome 13, Rrattus_CSIRO_v1, whole genome shotgun sequence genome:
- the Casp3 gene encoding caspase-3, translated as MDNNKTSVDSKSINNFETKTIHGSKSMDSGIYLDSSYKMDYPEMGLCIIINNKNFHKSTGMSARNGTDVDAANLRETFMALKYEVRNKNDLTREEIMELMDSVSKEDHSKRSSFVCVILSHGDEGVIFGTNGPVDLKKLTSFFRGDYCRSLTGKPKLFIIQACRGTELDCGIETDSGTDDDMACQKIPVEADFLYAYSTAPGYYSWRNSRDGSWFIQSLCAMLKLYAHKLEFMHILTRVNRKVAMEFESFSLDATFHAKKQIPCIVSMLTKELYFYH; from the exons AAAGACTATCCATGGAAGCAAGTCAATGGACTCTGGAATATATCTGGACAGCAGTTACAAAATGGATTACCCTGAAATGGGCTTatgtataataattaataataagaaCTTCCATAAAAGCACTG GAATGTCAGCTCGCAATGGTACCGATGTCGATGCAGCTAACCTCAGAGAGACATTCATGGCCCTGAAATACGAAGTCAGGAATAAAAATGACCTTACTCGTGAAGAAATTATGGAATTGATGGATAGTG tttctaaGGAAGATCACAGCAAAAGgagcagttttgtgtgtgtgattctaaGCCATGGCGATGAAGGAGTAATTTTTGGAACGAACGGACCTGTGGACCTGAAAAAACTAACTAGTTTCTTCAGAGGCGACTACTGCCGGAGTCTGACTGGAAAGCCGAAACTCTTCATCATTCAG GCCTGCCGGGGTACGGAGCTGGACTGCGGCATTGAGACAGACAGTGGAACTGACGATGATATGGCATGCCAGAAGATACCAGTGGAGGCCGACTTCCTGTATGCTTACTCTACTGCACCCG GTTACTATTCCTGGAGAAATTCAAGGGACGGGTCGTGGTTCATCCAGTCACTTTGCGCCATGCTGAAACTGTACGCGCACAAGTTGGAATTCATGCACATCCTCACTCGTGTTAACCGGAAGGTGGCCATGGAATTTGAGTCCTTCTCCCTGGACGCCACTTTCCACGCAAAGAAACAGATCCCGTGTATTGTGTCAATGCTCACAAAAGAACTGTACTTTTATCACTAA